Proteins encoded in a region of the Mycolicibacterium neoaurum genome:
- the trxB gene encoding thioredoxin-disulfide reductase: protein MSTTSEDTSPIHDVIIIGSGPAGYTAAVYTARAQLKPLVFEGISFGGALMTTTEVENYPGFREGITGPNLMEEMREQALRFGADLRMEDVDSVDLSGPVKTVTVGDETFRAKSVILAMGAAARQLGIPGEQERIGLGVSTCATCDGFFFREQDIAVIGGGDSAMEEAIFLTKFARSVTLIHRRDEFRASKIMLERAQANEKITILTNTAVDEIEGDPKVTGIRLRNTVTGEESKLAVSGVFVAIGHIPRSDLVKGQVELDDDGYVKVIGRSTATSVEGVFAAGDLVDHTYRQAITAAGSGCSAAIDTERWLTEFPAPTED from the coding sequence ATGTCCACCACTTCTGAGGACACGTCCCCCATCCACGACGTGATCATCATCGGATCCGGCCCGGCCGGGTACACCGCGGCGGTCTACACCGCCCGCGCACAGCTGAAGCCGTTGGTGTTCGAGGGCATCTCCTTCGGCGGTGCGTTGATGACCACCACCGAGGTCGAGAACTACCCCGGCTTCCGGGAAGGCATCACCGGGCCGAACCTGATGGAGGAGATGCGCGAGCAGGCGCTGCGCTTCGGTGCCGACCTGCGCATGGAAGACGTCGATTCGGTGGACCTGAGCGGTCCGGTCAAGACGGTCACCGTCGGCGATGAGACGTTCCGTGCCAAGTCGGTGATCTTGGCCATGGGCGCTGCCGCCCGCCAGCTCGGGATCCCCGGCGAGCAGGAGCGCATCGGCCTCGGTGTGAGCACCTGCGCCACCTGTGACGGGTTCTTCTTCCGCGAGCAGGACATCGCCGTGATCGGCGGCGGCGACTCGGCGATGGAAGAAGCCATCTTCCTGACCAAGTTCGCCCGCAGCGTGACACTGATCCATCGCCGCGACGAATTCCGGGCATCCAAGATCATGCTCGAGCGCGCCCAGGCGAACGAGAAGATCACCATCCTGACCAACACCGCCGTCGACGAGATCGAGGGTGACCCCAAGGTCACCGGAATTCGGCTGCGCAACACCGTAACCGGTGAAGAGTCCAAACTCGCCGTCTCCGGTGTGTTCGTCGCGATCGGGCATATCCCGCGCTCGGATCTGGTCAAGGGTCAGGTCGAACTCGATGACGACGGCTACGTCAAGGTCATCGGTCGCAGTACCGCGACGTCGGTCGAAGGTGTCTTCGCCGCAGGCGATCTGGTGGACCACACCTACCGCCAGGCCATCACCGCCGCCGGCTCGGGCTGTTCTGCGGCTATCGACACCGAACGCTGGCTCACCGAATTCCCCGCTCCCACCGAAGATTAG
- the trxA gene encoding thioredoxin: MAENSATVAVTDDSFKQDVLSSSTPVLVDFWATWCGPCKMVAPVLEEIATEKSGELTVAKLDVDANPETARDFQVVSIPTMILFKDGQPVKRIVGAKGKAALLREIADDLA; this comes from the coding sequence ATGGCTGAGAACTCCGCGACTGTTGCGGTCACCGACGATTCTTTCAAGCAGGATGTGCTGTCCAGCTCCACCCCGGTATTGGTCGACTTCTGGGCCACGTGGTGCGGCCCGTGCAAGATGGTCGCCCCCGTGCTCGAGGAAATCGCCACGGAGAAGTCCGGCGAGCTCACCGTCGCCAAGCTCGACGTCGACGCAAACCCCGAGACCGCCCGTGACTTCCAGGTGGTGTCGATCCCGACGATGATCTTGTTCAAGGACGGTCAGCCCGTCAAACGGATCGTCGGAGCCAAGGGTAAGGCGGCGCTGCTGCGCGAGATCGCAGACGATCTCGCCTGA
- a CDS encoding N-acetylmuramoyl-L-alanine amidase produces MSILRRGDRGSAVVEIRAALAGLGMLEHPDAEPTTGKHIVADLFDDELDHAVRAFQQHRGLLVDGLVGEATARALREASYQLGARTLSHQFGAPMYGDDVATLQARLQDLGFYTGLVDGHFGLQTHNALMFFQREYGLFPDGICGPETLRSLYFLGSRVTGGSPHAIREEELVRRSGPRLSGKRVIIDPGRGGSDLGAIIQGPEGPISEADILWDLASRLEGRMTAIGMDTFLSRSASSSPSDAERAATANTVGADLMISLRCTTHTSATASGVASFHFGNSHGSVSTIGRNLADFIQRELVARTGSRDCRVHGRTWDLLRLTRMPTVQVDLGYVTNTHDRTLLASAASRDAIAEGMLAAVKRLYLLGKDDRPTGTFTFAELLAHELSVEAGRVAPS; encoded by the coding sequence ATGTCGATACTGCGTCGCGGCGACCGCGGAAGTGCGGTCGTCGAGATCAGAGCGGCACTGGCGGGCTTGGGCATGCTCGAGCACCCCGACGCCGAGCCGACCACCGGCAAGCACATCGTCGCGGACCTGTTCGATGACGAACTCGACCATGCCGTGCGCGCCTTCCAGCAGCACCGAGGTCTGCTGGTCGACGGCTTGGTCGGTGAAGCCACCGCCCGTGCCCTGCGCGAGGCCTCGTACCAGCTCGGCGCACGTACCCTGTCCCACCAGTTCGGCGCGCCGATGTACGGCGACGATGTGGCCACCCTGCAGGCCAGACTGCAAGATCTCGGGTTCTACACCGGCCTGGTCGACGGCCATTTCGGTTTGCAGACGCACAACGCACTGATGTTCTTCCAGCGCGAGTACGGCCTGTTCCCGGACGGTATCTGCGGCCCGGAAACGTTGCGGTCGCTGTACTTCCTCGGCTCCCGGGTCACCGGTGGCTCACCGCACGCGATCCGTGAGGAGGAGTTGGTGCGCCGTTCGGGGCCGAGGCTCTCCGGAAAGCGGGTCATCATCGATCCGGGCCGCGGCGGCAGTGATCTGGGCGCCATCATCCAAGGGCCCGAGGGTCCGATCAGCGAGGCTGACATCCTGTGGGATCTTGCGAGCCGACTAGAGGGCAGGATGACTGCCATCGGCATGGACACCTTCCTGTCGCGCTCGGCCAGCAGCAGCCCGTCCGATGCCGAACGCGCGGCCACCGCCAACACGGTGGGCGCCGATCTGATGATCAGCCTGCGCTGCACCACCCACACCAGTGCGACGGCCAGCGGTGTCGCCTCCTTCCACTTCGGTAATTCGCACGGCTCGGTATCCACCATCGGCCGCAACCTCGCCGATTTCATCCAACGAGAGCTAGTGGCACGCACCGGATCTCGTGATTGTCGTGTGCATGGACGTACCTGGGACCTGCTCCGGCTGACCCGGATGCCCACGGTGCAAGTCGATCTCGGCTATGTAACCAACACCCATGATCGAACGCTGTTGGCATCTGCCGCATCTCGCGATGCCATCGCCGAGGGCATGCTCGCTGCGGTGAAACGCCTCTATCTACTCGGCAAGGATGATCGCCCGACAGGGACGTTCACCTTTGCCGAACTGCTGGCCCACGAGCTGTCGGTCGAGGCCGGCCGCGTCGCCCCCAGCTGA
- a CDS encoding acetyltransferase — MSARISSLRLEAFDQLPKHARRCVFWEVDPSTVQGEDHLADPEFEKEAWLSMVMLEWGSCAQVALVGPDSPGEQDAAVLTVDAPCSGYAFYAPPGAVPRAARFPTGPVSADAVLLTSLGVDSAEDGDELSRALVASVAADLIRRGVRALEAFGRTALADDLCAGGATAELAAVIEALGDCSAGQCIVSAEFLTAAGFEVVAPHPYFPRLRLELEQGLGWKADVEAALERLLESARLQAPVGAGAAVC; from the coding sequence GTGTCAGCGCGAATCAGCTCGCTTCGGCTCGAGGCGTTCGATCAGTTGCCCAAGCATGCGCGACGCTGTGTGTTCTGGGAGGTCGACCCCTCCACCGTGCAGGGTGAGGACCATCTCGCCGATCCGGAGTTCGAGAAAGAAGCATGGCTGTCGATGGTCATGTTGGAATGGGGTTCGTGCGCGCAGGTGGCGTTGGTGGGACCGGATTCCCCTGGCGAGCAGGACGCTGCGGTACTGACCGTTGACGCGCCATGCTCGGGCTATGCCTTCTATGCGCCGCCGGGCGCAGTGCCCCGCGCCGCCCGATTCCCGACCGGGCCGGTGAGTGCGGACGCGGTCTTGTTGACCTCGTTGGGTGTCGACTCGGCCGAGGACGGCGACGAGCTGTCCCGGGCACTGGTGGCGTCGGTCGCGGCCGATCTGATCCGGCGCGGCGTGCGCGCCCTCGAGGCATTCGGACGAACGGCACTGGCCGACGATCTGTGTGCGGGGGGCGCTACCGCCGAGCTGGCAGCGGTGATCGAGGCGTTGGGCGACTGTTCGGCCGGACAGTGCATCGTGTCGGCGGAGTTCCTCACGGCCGCGGGGTTCGAGGTCGTCGCCCCCCATCCGTACTTCCCCAGGTTGCGGCTCGAACTCGAGCAGGGTTTGGGTTGGAAGGCCGATGTGGAGGCTGCACTGGAACGGCTGCTGGAAAGCGCCCGTCTGCAGGCGCCGGTGGGCGCCGGAGCTGCCGTCTGCTGA
- a CDS encoding ParB/RepB/Spo0J family partition protein — protein MNQAKKRSGLGRGLASLIPTGPGEGEALGAPRIGDSAADVLMGGAPKVAASAPTAAEAAAVAEFGAVYREIDPKLIDPNPRQPRQVFDEEALSELIHSIKEFGVMQPIVVRAMPVAEGATRYQLVMGERRWRASQEAGLTAIPAIVRETADDSMLRDALLENIHRAQLNPLEEAAAYQQLLDEFGVTHDELASRIGRSRPLISNMIRLLRLPIAVQRRVAAGVLSAGHARALLALEGGPEQQEELAARIVAEGLSVRATEEAVTLANRNGPADPPAPRRKPIQMPGLQDVAEQLSTAFDTRVTVSLGKRKGKIVVEFGSVDDLQRIVELMNSAK, from the coding sequence ATGAACCAGGCGAAGAAGCGCAGCGGACTGGGACGCGGACTGGCGTCGTTGATCCCGACCGGCCCCGGTGAGGGGGAGGCGCTGGGTGCTCCGCGGATCGGCGACAGCGCTGCGGACGTCCTGATGGGGGGTGCGCCGAAGGTCGCCGCATCGGCACCGACGGCGGCCGAGGCGGCGGCCGTTGCGGAGTTCGGTGCGGTGTACCGCGAGATCGACCCCAAGCTCATCGATCCGAACCCGCGCCAGCCCCGGCAGGTTTTCGATGAGGAAGCGCTCTCGGAGCTCATCCACTCCATCAAGGAATTCGGTGTCATGCAGCCGATCGTGGTGCGCGCGATGCCGGTCGCGGAGGGCGCCACTCGCTATCAACTGGTGATGGGGGAGCGGCGGTGGAGGGCATCGCAGGAGGCGGGGCTGACCGCCATCCCGGCGATCGTCCGGGAGACCGCGGACGACAGTATGCTCCGGGACGCACTGCTGGAGAACATCCACCGCGCTCAGCTGAATCCTTTGGAAGAGGCCGCCGCCTACCAACAGCTTCTCGACGAGTTCGGCGTGACTCACGACGAACTGGCATCGCGGATCGGCCGTTCGCGTCCGCTGATCTCCAACATGATTCGACTCCTCCGCCTGCCGATCGCCGTCCAGCGGAGGGTGGCCGCAGGCGTCCTTTCCGCCGGACACGCCCGGGCATTGCTGGCGCTCGAGGGTGGACCCGAGCAGCAGGAAGAACTCGCCGCGCGAATCGTGGCCGAGGGCTTGTCGGTGCGGGCCACCGAGGAAGCCGTCACCTTGGCGAATCGGAACGGGCCGGCCGACCCCCCGGCACCGCGTCGCAAGCCCATCCAGATGCCTGGTTTGCAGGACGTCGCCGAACAGCTGTCGACGGCATTCGACACACGGGTGACGGTGAGTCTGGGCAAGCGTAAGGGCAAGATCGTGGTCGAGTTCGGCTCCGTCGATGATCTACAGCGCATCGTCGAGCTGATGAACTCTGCCAAGTAA
- a CDS encoding ParA family protein, whose protein sequence is MTGQRDVSRETWTAEPEAWPTIDTPIAAEAERASRLLHNRERGLPRPARQRVFTIANQKGGVGKTTTAVNVAAALARQGLQVLVIDLDPQGNASTALGIEHRQGTPSSYEVLIGEIPLADALQRSPHNDKLYCVPATIDLAGAEIELVSMVAREGRLRSALAALRDHSFDYVFIDCPPSLGLLTINALVAAPEVLIPIQCEYYALEGVGQLLRNIEMVKSHLNPELDVTTVVLTMYDGRTRLADQVAEDVRAHFGDKVLRTVIPRSVKVSEAPGYGMTILDYDPGSRGAMSYLDASREIAERGRSAK, encoded by the coding sequence ATGACGGGCCAGCGTGATGTTTCACGTGAAACATGGACGGCTGAGCCCGAGGCGTGGCCGACCATCGACACCCCGATAGCCGCCGAGGCGGAACGCGCCAGTCGGTTGCTGCACAACCGGGAACGCGGATTGCCGCGCCCCGCCCGCCAGCGCGTCTTCACCATCGCCAACCAGAAGGGTGGTGTCGGCAAGACCACGACAGCCGTCAATGTGGCCGCAGCGCTGGCGCGCCAGGGTCTGCAGGTGTTGGTCATCGATCTCGACCCCCAGGGCAACGCCAGTACGGCTCTTGGCATCGAACATCGTCAGGGCACACCGTCGTCGTACGAGGTGTTGATCGGCGAGATCCCGCTCGCCGATGCACTGCAGCGCAGTCCCCACAACGACAAGCTGTACTGCGTGCCGGCCACCATCGATCTGGCCGGCGCCGAGATCGAATTGGTCAGCATGGTCGCGCGAGAAGGTCGACTCCGGTCGGCACTGGCGGCGCTGCGCGATCACAGCTTCGATTACGTGTTCATCGATTGCCCGCCGTCGTTGGGCCTGCTCACCATCAACGCCCTCGTCGCCGCGCCGGAGGTGCTCATCCCGATTCAGTGCGAGTACTACGCCCTGGAGGGTGTGGGGCAGCTGCTCCGCAATATCGAGATGGTCAAATCGCATCTCAATCCCGAACTCGACGTCACGACCGTCGTGCTGACGATGTACGACGGTCGCACTCGATTGGCCGACCAGGTAGCCGAAGACGTCCGTGCGCACTTTGGCGACAAGGTACTGCGCACGGTGATCCCGCGCAGCGTGAAGGTGTCCGAGGCGCCCGGGTATGGGATGACGATCCTGGACTATGACCCGGGCTCCCGAGGAGCGATGAGCTATCTCGATGCGAGCCGCGAGATCGCCGAGCGCGGGCGATCGGCCAAGTGA
- the rsmG gene encoding 16S rRNA (guanine(527)-N(7))-methyltransferase RsmG encodes MFHVKHGELSPAPQAAALCFGDRIDIAEQYGRILAGAGIERGLIGPAEVDRLWERHILNSAAMTELLDQGERVADIGSGAGLPGIPLAIARPDLRVTLVEPLLRRSEFLREAIDELKLDVEVVRGRAEDKTIRAAAGEMDAVVSRAVAPLDKLSRWSIPLLRVGGRMLALKGERAADEVEQHRRTLSSLGASEVRVVRCGVDFLNPPATVVEARRGAVDSRTGRPGRRKR; translated from the coding sequence ATGTTTCACGTGAAACATGGTGAATTGAGTCCGGCGCCCCAGGCGGCGGCTCTTTGCTTTGGCGACCGGATTGATATCGCCGAGCAATATGGGCGGATCCTGGCCGGGGCAGGAATCGAGCGAGGGTTGATCGGTCCCGCTGAAGTGGACAGATTGTGGGAACGGCACATCCTCAACAGCGCCGCCATGACCGAACTCCTTGATCAGGGGGAGCGTGTCGCCGATATCGGGAGTGGGGCGGGTCTGCCCGGAATCCCACTGGCCATCGCACGTCCAGACCTGCGGGTGACTTTGGTGGAGCCCCTGCTGCGCCGAAGTGAGTTTCTCCGCGAAGCCATCGACGAGTTGAAGCTTGACGTGGAAGTTGTTCGCGGTCGTGCGGAGGACAAGACGATCCGAGCAGCGGCGGGGGAGATGGATGCGGTGGTTTCCCGGGCCGTGGCGCCGCTGGACAAGTTGTCGCGCTGGAGTATCCCCCTGTTGCGTGTGGGCGGACGCATGCTGGCGCTCAAGGGCGAACGGGCGGCCGACGAAGTCGAGCAGCACCGGCGGACGTTGAGTTCGCTTGGTGCTTCAGAGGTAAGGGTGGTGAGATGTGGCGTGGACTTTTTGAATCCACCCGCCACCGTGGTCGAAGCACGACGCGGAGCGGTGGACAGTCGGACGGGGCGACCCGGCAGGAGGAAGCGATGA
- a CDS encoding protein jag: protein MTDAETADRTDEVTAESENVPAPAEDDLEDRLVAEGEIAGDYLEELLDLLDFDGDIDLDVEGDRAVVSIDGGNDLNKLVGRKGEVLDALQELTRLAVHQKTGERSRLMLDIARWRRRRRDELAALGDKIARRVVESGQREELSPMTPFERKIVHDAVAAVDGVRSESEGAEPSRRVVVLPA from the coding sequence ATGACTGACGCAGAAACTGCCGACCGTACCGACGAGGTCACCGCCGAGTCCGAGAACGTTCCCGCGCCCGCGGAGGACGATCTGGAGGATCGGCTCGTCGCCGAGGGCGAGATCGCCGGTGACTATCTGGAAGAGCTCTTGGATCTGTTGGATTTCGATGGTGACATCGATCTGGATGTCGAGGGCGATCGCGCCGTGGTGAGCATCGACGGCGGTAATGATCTGAACAAGTTGGTGGGACGCAAGGGCGAGGTGCTCGACGCTCTCCAGGAGCTGACGCGCCTGGCCGTTCATCAGAAGACCGGGGAGCGCAGCCGGCTGATGCTGGACATCGCTCGGTGGCGCCGGCGTCGTCGTGACGAACTGGCTGCCCTCGGTGACAAGATCGCCCGCCGGGTGGTTGAGTCCGGTCAGCGTGAGGAGCTGTCGCCGATGACGCCGTTCGAGCGCAAGATCGTCCACGACGCAGTGGCCGCGGTCGACGGGGTGCGCAGCGAGAGCGAAGGCGCCGAGCCGTCACGTCGCGTGGTCGTGCTGCCGGCGTAA
- the yidC gene encoding membrane protein insertase YidC, whose product MFNWFSLDIIYYPVSAIMWVWYKAFAFLLGPSNFFAWALSVMFLVFTLRAILYKPFVKQIRTTRQMQELQPQIKALQKKYGKDRQRMALEMQKLQKEHGFNPILGCLPMLAQVPVFIGLFHVLRSFNRTQGGFGQIQLSVEQNRATGNYVFSPTDVAHFLDANLFGAPLGATMIQKTGLDAFTEFSRVAVIGVGVPIMILAGIATYFNSRASIARQSPEAAANPQTALMNKLALYVFPLGVVVGGPFLPLAVILYWFANNIWTFGQQHVVFGKIEKEEEAKKALELERRAANAPAPGAKPSKGRKQPKDAGGGEDSAAAKAPGEADSVGEAESAAPESKSPKNTKNQNAAKTPGSRAAGNTPRPGSRPNKRKR is encoded by the coding sequence TTGTTTAACTGGTTCAGCCTCGACATCATCTATTACCCGGTGTCGGCGATCATGTGGGTCTGGTACAAAGCGTTCGCTTTCCTGCTGGGGCCGTCGAACTTCTTCGCCTGGGCGCTGTCGGTGATGTTCCTCGTCTTCACCCTTCGCGCGATCTTGTACAAGCCGTTCGTCAAGCAGATCCGCACCACGCGGCAGATGCAGGAGTTGCAGCCGCAGATCAAGGCTCTGCAGAAGAAGTACGGCAAGGACCGGCAGCGCATGGCGCTGGAGATGCAGAAGCTGCAGAAGGAGCACGGATTCAATCCGATCCTTGGATGTCTGCCGATGCTGGCGCAGGTCCCGGTCTTCATCGGCCTGTTCCATGTGCTTCGGTCGTTCAACCGCACCCAGGGTGGATTCGGTCAGATCCAGCTGTCGGTGGAACAGAACCGGGCCACCGGCAACTATGTCTTCAGCCCGACCGATGTTGCGCACTTCCTGGACGCCAATCTGTTCGGGGCTCCGCTGGGCGCCACCATGATCCAGAAGACCGGTCTGGACGCGTTCACCGAGTTCAGTCGGGTGGCTGTCATCGGGGTGGGCGTGCCGATCATGATCCTGGCGGGTATTGCCACCTACTTCAACAGCCGGGCGTCCATAGCCCGGCAGAGCCCTGAAGCGGCCGCCAATCCTCAGACCGCTCTGATGAACAAGCTGGCGCTGTATGTGTTCCCGCTCGGCGTCGTCGTCGGCGGTCCGTTCCTGCCGCTGGCCGTGATCCTGTACTGGTTCGCCAACAACATCTGGACCTTCGGTCAGCAGCATGTGGTCTTCGGCAAGATCGAAAAGGAAGAGGAAGCCAAGAAGGCCCTCGAACTCGAACGTCGTGCGGCCAACGCACCCGCACCGGGTGCCAAGCCGAGTAAGGGTCGTAAGCAACCCAAGGACGCCGGTGGTGGCGAGGACTCCGCGGCCGCCAAGGCACCGGGTGAAGCCGACTCGGTGGGTGAGGCCGAGTCCGCTGCCCCGGAATCCAAGAGTCCCAAGAACACCAAGAATCAGAACGCTGCGAAGACTCCCGGATCCCGGGCGGCGGGGAACACGCCGCGACCGGGCAGCCGACCGAACAAGCGCAAGCGCTAG
- the yidD gene encoding membrane protein insertion efficiency factor YidD, translating into MISPLRLPSCRFTPTCSEYAVDALTEWGLIRGSWLAVVRLAKCGPWHRGGWDPIPERGEKAGDKTSEEVVRSDSVV; encoded by the coding sequence ATGATTTCGCCGTTGCGGCTGCCATCGTGCCGGTTTACCCCCACCTGTAGCGAGTACGCGGTGGATGCCTTGACCGAGTGGGGTCTGATCCGCGGAAGCTGGCTTGCTGTCGTCAGGCTTGCGAAGTGCGGTCCATGGCATCGCGGAGGATGGGACCCGATACCCGAGCGCGGCGAGAAGGCCGGCGATAAGACTTCGGAAGAAGTCGTCAGGAGCGATTCTGTTGTTTAA
- the rnpA gene encoding ribonuclease P protein component, which translates to MLPAQYRMTRSTDFGVTVRQGVRAAQPDLVVHAWRDAVGDEKVVGPKIGLVVSKSVGTAVQRHRVARRLRHAAYRLLCDGQSGLDTADRVVIRALPGSRDARSERLETQLRSALTRAHMLQQARS; encoded by the coding sequence GTGCTTCCGGCCCAGTACCGGATGACACGGTCCACGGATTTCGGTGTCACGGTGCGGCAAGGTGTCCGGGCGGCCCAGCCTGATCTGGTTGTGCACGCCTGGCGCGACGCGGTCGGCGACGAGAAGGTCGTCGGCCCGAAGATAGGTCTGGTGGTGTCCAAATCGGTGGGGACGGCGGTGCAACGGCACCGTGTCGCGCGCCGGTTGCGGCATGCCGCTTATCGCCTTCTCTGCGACGGTCAGTCAGGCCTCGACACTGCCGACCGCGTGGTCATTCGCGCATTACCGGGTAGCCGTGACGCGCGCTCGGAGCGCCTGGAGACGCAACTGCGTTCGGCGTTGACACGCGCCCACATGTTGCAACAGGCCCGATCGTGA
- the rpmH gene encoding 50S ribosomal protein L34 — MAKGKRTFQPNNRRRARVHGFRLRMRTRAGRAIVSARRGKGRRSLTA, encoded by the coding sequence GTGGCCAAGGGCAAGCGGACTTTTCAGCCGAACAACCGCCGCCGGGCCCGTGTGCACGGATTCCGGTTGCGGATGCGGACGCGCGCGGGTCGCGCGATCGTCTCGGCACGCCGCGGCAAGGGTCGTCGCTCTCTCACTGCGTGA
- the dnaA gene encoding chromosomal replication initiator protein DnaA: MTADPDSSFVTVWNNVVAELNGETPFGETVNGGPRESGLTAQQRAWLKLVRPLVITEGFALLSVPTAFVQNEIERGLREPIVEALSRQLGQRVELGVRIATPPPDDDAESEAEPAQDAADTEEVDDDLAAIQSAEASWPTFFNRSQSPAPEAANSVTLNRRYTFETFVIGSSNRFAHAATLAISEAPARAYNPLFIWGESGLGKTHLLHAAGNYAQRLFPGMRVKYVSTEEFTNDFINSLRDDRKASFKRSYRDVDILLVDDIQFIEGKDGIQEEFFHTFNTLHNANKQIVISSDRSPKQLATLEDRLRTRFEWGLITDVQPPELETRIAILRKKAQMDRLDVPDDVLELIASRIERNIRELEGALIRVTAFASLSKTTIDKSLAEIVLRDLIADAGTMQISTATIMAATAEYFETSVEELRGPGKTRALAQARQIAMYLCRELTDLSLPRIGEAFGRDHTTVMYAERKIRDGMAERREIFDHVKELTTRIRQRSKR, translated from the coding sequence TTGACCGCGGACCCAGACTCCTCCTTCGTCACGGTGTGGAACAACGTCGTCGCCGAACTCAACGGCGAAACCCCGTTCGGTGAGACCGTCAACGGCGGACCCCGCGAATCCGGCCTCACCGCACAGCAGCGGGCCTGGCTGAAGCTGGTGCGGCCGCTGGTGATCACCGAAGGTTTCGCCCTGCTCTCGGTGCCGACGGCATTCGTCCAGAACGAGATCGAACGCGGACTTCGCGAGCCGATCGTCGAGGCGCTCAGTCGCCAACTCGGACAGCGAGTCGAACTGGGTGTCCGTATCGCCACTCCCCCGCCGGACGATGACGCCGAGTCCGAGGCCGAGCCCGCACAGGATGCAGCCGACACCGAAGAGGTCGACGACGATCTGGCCGCGATCCAAAGCGCCGAAGCCAGCTGGCCGACATTCTTCAACCGATCGCAGAGCCCCGCACCGGAGGCCGCGAACTCCGTGACGCTGAATCGGCGCTACACGTTCGAGACATTCGTGATCGGCTCGTCCAACCGGTTCGCCCACGCCGCCACGCTCGCGATTTCCGAAGCACCGGCACGCGCCTACAACCCGCTGTTCATCTGGGGTGAGTCAGGGTTGGGCAAGACCCATCTACTGCACGCCGCGGGCAACTATGCCCAACGTCTCTTCCCCGGGATGCGGGTGAAGTACGTCTCCACCGAGGAATTCACCAACGACTTCATCAACTCGCTGCGCGATGACCGCAAGGCGTCGTTCAAGCGCAGCTATCGCGATGTCGACATCCTGCTGGTCGACGACATCCAGTTCATCGAGGGTAAAGACGGCATCCAGGAAGAGTTCTTCCATACCTTCAACACGCTGCACAATGCGAACAAGCAGATCGTCATCTCCTCGGATCGATCGCCCAAGCAGCTCGCGACGCTCGAGGACCGCCTCCGGACTCGTTTCGAATGGGGTCTGATCACCGACGTCCAGCCCCCCGAGCTGGAGACCCGGATCGCGATCCTGCGCAAGAAGGCGCAGATGGACCGCCTCGACGTGCCCGATGACGTCCTGGAACTCATCGCCAGCCGCATCGAACGCAATATCCGCGAGCTCGAGGGCGCGTTGATCCGAGTGACGGCATTCGCCTCGCTGAGCAAGACCACGATCGACAAATCGCTGGCCGAGATCGTCCTGCGCGATTTGATCGCCGATGCGGGCACCATGCAGATCAGCACCGCCACGATCATGGCGGCCACCGCCGAATACTTCGAGACATCGGTCGAGGAGCTGCGGGGACCCGGTAAGACCCGTGCGCTGGCACAGGCCCGGCAGATCGCCATGTACCTGTGCCGTGAGCTCACCGACCTCTCCCTACCACGCATCGGCGAAGCATTCGGCCGTGACCACACCACCGTCATGTACGCCGAACGCAAGATTCGCGACGGCATGGCCGAACGACGCGAAATCTTCGATCACGTCAAGGAACTCACCACCCGGATCCGGCAGCGCTCCAAGCGCTGA